Genomic segment of Parabacteroides pacaensis:
CCACAGGTGTGAAATGCAAAAAAAGATGCACCTCCAAGTTGGAAGTGGAGATACATCCTTTTAATAATTTTTTGCAGTTAAGTGTGTTAAAAAGTTTGGGTATGTCATAGAAAACAGGATGACAGGGACGGGAAAAGGGAACCTATAATAATAGATTTGACACACCTCCGACACAAGTAGGCGTAGGCTGCTTTTAGGGTGTTTTATCAGTAGTAGAGGGGCAAGTATACAGGGAGTAGGCAAAAGCTACTCTTTAGTTCACTTTGAATACCATTCTTTTCAGTTAAATCAGGCATGCAGCTACTTTATCCTTGTCCGTAACCTCTCTTTCAAATTCCGAACTTGGCGGGACAGAACCCATCGGGACCCGTTCGTTCCGGTACTCCATCTTACTTTGTACGATGCTCCGCGCGGAAGTATGAAATTCCGTAGCCCCTGTTTTTATTTCTATCTCTTGTATATTGTTTTGCCGGACACCGCAGCCGGGCATAATGATAATACGTCCGCCGGCACGTTTTACCAATTCGGCAATAAGAGGGATTCCCTTCACGGCATCAGGTTGCTGTCCGGAGGTAAGAATACGGTCGCAGCCTGCATCGATAATTTGTTCCAGAGCTTTGAACGGATCACGGCAGACATCGAAAGCCCGGTGGAAAGTAACCGACAGTTCAGGCTTGGCAGCAGAGACTAACTTTTGAAGCAACGCGGTATCTATCTCCCCCTCTTTCGTCAGGCAGCCGAACACCACTCCATGTACTTTTAACTGTTTTGCCATTTCTATATCGTAAAGCATAGTTTGGATTTCTTCCGGAGTATATAAAAAGTCGCCGCCCCTGGGCCGGATAATTACATTAATATCCAACGTGCATTTTTCTTTAGCCGTTCTGATTTCTCCATAGCTTGGCGTGGTTCCCCCTTCGGGAATCCCGGCACATAGTTCCACCCGGGTAGCCCCACCACGTTCCGCCTCCACACAACTGGTAGCCGAGTTAGCGCAAATTTCGAGAATACGTGTTTTCATTGTTGTCTGTTTAGTTGAGTAAATAGCGTCCAAAAGTAATAAAAAAGACAAGGAGGGAAAAGTAACCAAGAAGAAAAACATCGTAGTCCGGCGTATAACTGTTCCCTCAAAATTGCTCAACGGAATAGATCGTAAAGAAACACAGAGGCTGTATTATAAGTACATTTAACTCCTCTGTGTAACTCTATGTTTAATTATATGCTTGATTCTATATTTAATTCACTTCTTGTTCCTTTCTTCTTTTATGATATAAGTTAAGTTTTATCTCGCATACGTCCCGATTTCTGCCAAAGCAGTAAAACGACCTCCTTTATAGTCGGACTTGACAATTAATTCGAAATAGCGGCAGGTAACATCTTCGTTTAAATCTACGAATTGCCACGTCGTTACGTTTTGCAAGAAAAATTCCCCGATGGTTACCCATTCTTCCCCGTCGTGGCTTGCTCGCATCTCTATCTGGTTGATAGCTCCATCCAGCGGTAAACGCTGCATAAATGTGAATCCACTGATGCGTAATTCTTCTTTCATATCTATACGCATGCTATGAGGGTAGCCACTATTTTTATCCATGTGCCATACCGTATTGATATTGTTGTCGATCGTATTTTTAGGCGGTCGCACGTTTCCACGGTCGTAATCTTCTCCGTAAGCTTCCCAATTCTTTTTGTCATATTCTACCGCTATACCTTTTACTTTACCAGCATTAAATTGGGTCATAAAAGTGTCTATGGCCGTCTCTTCAGGTAGGAATAACGTGCGGAACAGGAAATTTGTTCCTTTCCGGTAATTTCTGATTAAAGTAGTTTTATCGCTCGACGGAGCAAATACAGTTGTTTCTTTTCCCTCCTTATCGGTATAGACCACTTCGGAACCTATCGCAGAAAGATCGGGGGAACCCCAATTTATTTCAAAGTCGTCGGGATTATCCTCTAGGGCATACGCACCTTTCATGGGGGTATTGAGCAAACTGTTTTCATATTCGTTGCCATACACGCGGCCTACGATATTTACTTTCATGGAGGAATTATTATTCTCGCTGAACGTATAGAGGTCGAATGAGTAAGACCCTTCCTTTAAATTGGTTATCTCCACAAAATAGGG
This window contains:
- a CDS encoding copper homeostasis protein CutC — its product is MKTRILEICANSATSCVEAERGGATRVELCAGIPEGGTTPSYGEIRTAKEKCTLDINVIIRPRGGDFLYTPEEIQTMLYDIEMAKQLKVHGVVFGCLTKEGEIDTALLQKLVSAAKPELSVTFHRAFDVCRDPFKALEQIIDAGCDRILTSGQQPDAVKGIPLIAELVKRAGGRIIIMPGCGVRQNNIQEIEIKTGATEFHTSARSIVQSKMEYRNERVPMGSVPPSSEFEREVTDKDKVAACLI
- a CDS encoding DUF4998 domain-containing protein; the protein is MKQNYINLFLLCTLLLGLANCDGMDATYKDFLKDGEIVYAGITDSVKFYPGRNRAKLSFYILDPSVVRTRIYWNNQSDSIELTVDPLNHPEPYFVEITNLKEGSYSFDLYTFSENNNSSMKVNIVGRVYGNEYENSLLNTPMKGAYALEDNPDDFEINWGSPDLSAIGSEVVYTDKEGKETTVFAPSSDKTTLIRNYRKGTNFLFRTLFLPEETAIDTFMTQFNAGKVKGIAVEYDKKNWEAYGEDYDRGNVRPPKNTIDNNINTVWHMDKNSGYPHSMRIDMKEELRISGFTFMQRLPLDGAINQIEMRASHDGEEWVTIGEFFLQNVTTWQFVDLNEDVTCRYFELIVKSDYKGGRFTALAEIGTYAR